Proteins co-encoded in one Aquincola tertiaricarbonis genomic window:
- a CDS encoding VanZ family protein: protein MSPVALAPPAMAASSAAAASLRRLVGVLLLGYLAFVIYGSLVPLRLVPLPLDEALRRFANTPMLQLGIASRADLVANLLLFVPLAFLLREWLLGARRGPLAWLGSGLIALSCCGLAVAIEFTQVFFPARTVSLNDIAAESAGAVLGLLAHGLAAPRLRGWALGWWQAEGARPLAGRILQAYLLLLVLFAVMPLDLTISPVELYHKWQEGRVDLIPFTDLAQDPVQALYDMAVDLLLWVPVGLLWRMAGQPTGQVVLRGVLLAAALEVLQLFVYSRVTSTTDVITGGLGCGLGALLAAVLHTGGGLQRVAWRPWLLLWALAALALFWYPFNFGWGSSSLAARWNDALRVPFVTYYAGTEFHALNELLRKSLVFLPGGLLWAGWAAQRSAGDAAQRRRWHRRGAVLALLLALVVEGGQLALPGKVADFTDALLEAAGAWVGLFIGGRLWAAMAAGRAMGGASVRTATVTERAAADAPPPPAAPARPATGLWLDAALTLALAVLLWRAARLPGAPYNVVELLPGGLVGLWTALGLSVALALLLAAPLWLYERLLAARRRSAWLLAAVLAASVFTGLLLTTVVPDESLWDVVGSPVLGWPGELEEWGRYAALHAALTLAALGAVWGVRWLATAQSHGMLTRWLLLTLAAAVPLHLVVVSWAATDNLTELMRDGGGPLASALLFIGVAGLFATGACLAALLAGARRRVPLVVLMLLAWPLATLALWQGSEPMLLKYGKAFSAAQFLLSADREHYAGGSALIERYVAACGLLFGLTVLLQRPGWRRVTALRSLPAKRHRGTSSSRRVKTA, encoded by the coding sequence ATGTCGCCGGTGGCCCTGGCACCACCGGCCATGGCGGCATCGTCCGCGGCAGCGGCTTCGCTGCGGCGGCTGGTGGGCGTGCTGCTGCTGGGCTACCTGGCCTTCGTCATCTACGGCAGCCTGGTGCCGCTGCGGCTGGTGCCGCTGCCGCTGGACGAAGCGCTGCGCCGCTTTGCCAACACGCCGATGCTGCAACTGGGCATCGCCTCACGCGCCGACCTGGTGGCCAACCTGCTGCTGTTCGTGCCGCTGGCCTTTCTGCTGCGCGAGTGGCTGCTGGGCGCGCGCCGGGGGCCGCTGGCCTGGCTGGGCAGTGGGCTGATCGCGCTGAGCTGCTGCGGGCTGGCGGTGGCCATCGAGTTCACGCAGGTGTTCTTTCCGGCGCGCACCGTCTCGCTCAACGACATCGCGGCCGAATCCGCCGGTGCGGTACTGGGCCTGCTGGCCCACGGGCTGGCGGCGCCGCGGCTGCGCGGCTGGGCGCTGGGCTGGTGGCAGGCCGAAGGGGCGCGGCCGCTGGCCGGGCGCATCCTGCAGGCCTATCTGCTGCTGCTGGTGCTGTTCGCGGTGATGCCACTGGACCTCACCATCAGCCCCGTGGAGCTGTACCACAAGTGGCAGGAAGGCCGCGTCGACCTGATTCCCTTCACCGACCTGGCGCAGGACCCGGTGCAGGCCTTGTACGACATGGCGGTGGACCTGCTGCTGTGGGTGCCGGTGGGACTGCTGTGGCGCATGGCCGGGCAGCCCACCGGGCAGGTGGTGCTGCGCGGTGTGCTGTTGGCGGCGGCGCTGGAAGTGCTGCAGCTCTTCGTCTACTCGCGCGTGACCAGTACCACCGACGTGATCACCGGCGGCCTGGGTTGCGGCCTGGGCGCGCTGCTGGCGGCGGTGCTGCACACCGGGGGTGGACTGCAGCGGGTGGCCTGGCGGCCATGGCTGCTGCTGTGGGCGCTGGCCGCGCTGGCGCTCTTCTGGTACCCGTTCAACTTCGGCTGGGGCAGCAGCAGCCTGGCCGCGCGCTGGAACGATGCGCTGCGGGTGCCCTTCGTCACCTACTACGCCGGCACCGAATTCCATGCGCTGAACGAGCTGCTGCGCAAGTCGCTGGTGTTTCTGCCCGGCGGGCTGCTGTGGGCCGGCTGGGCCGCGCAGCGCAGCGCGGGCGATGCGGCGCAACGCCGCCGCTGGCACCGCCGGGGCGCCGTGCTGGCGCTGCTGCTGGCGCTGGTGGTGGAAGGCGGCCAGCTGGCGCTGCCGGGCAAGGTGGCCGATTTCACCGATGCGCTGCTGGAAGCCGCGGGCGCGTGGGTGGGCCTGTTCATCGGCGGGCGGCTGTGGGCAGCAATGGCCGCGGGGCGTGCCATGGGGGGTGCCAGCGTACGAACCGCCACCGTGACGGAGCGCGCCGCCGCGGACGCGCCCCCGCCGCCGGCCGCGCCGGCCCGCCCGGCCACCGGCCTGTGGCTGGACGCGGCGCTGACCCTGGCGCTGGCCGTGCTGCTGTGGCGCGCCGCGCGGCTGCCGGGCGCGCCCTACAACGTGGTGGAGCTGTTGCCCGGCGGCCTGGTCGGCCTGTGGACGGCGCTGGGTCTCTCGGTGGCGCTGGCGCTGCTGCTGGCGGCACCGCTGTGGCTGTATGAGCGGCTGCTGGCGGCGCGCCGCCGCAGCGCCTGGCTGCTGGCCGCGGTGCTGGCGGCCAGCGTGTTCACCGGCCTGCTGCTCACCACTGTGGTGCCCGACGAAAGCCTGTGGGACGTGGTGGGCTCGCCGGTGCTGGGCTGGCCGGGCGAGCTGGAGGAGTGGGGCCGTTATGCCGCGCTGCATGCCGCCCTCACGCTGGCCGCGCTGGGCGCGGTGTGGGGCGTGCGCTGGCTGGCCACCGCGCAGTCGCACGGCATGCTGACCCGCTGGCTGCTGCTCACGCTGGCGGCCGCCGTGCCCCTGCACCTGGTGGTGGTGAGCTGGGCCGCCACCGACAACCTGACCGAGCTGATGCGCGATGGCGGCGGCCCGCTGGCCAGTGCGCTGCTGTTCATCGGCGTGGCGGGCCTCTTCGCCACCGGCGCCTGTCTGGCGGCGCTGCTGGCCGGCGCGCGCCGCCGTGTGCCGCTGGTGGTGCTCATGCTGCTGGCCTGGCCGCTGGCCACGCTGGCGCTGTGGCAAGGCAGCGAGCCGATGCTGCTGAAGTACGGCAAGGCTTTCTCCGCCGCGCAG
- a CDS encoding class II glutamine amidotransferase translates to MCQLLGMNAHSPTDVMFSFTGLATRADEHKDGFGIAFFEDRGVRLFVDHHSARQSPVAELVKHYSIKSRNVIAHIRKATQGRVALENTHPFMRELWGRYWVFAHNGDLKGFEPRLHAAFRPVGDTDSERAFCWLMQELAKAHASVPTVQELTTTLRELLPVLARHGTFNCLLSNGQALWAHCSTHLHWLQRRPPFGAAHLADEDLSVDFAPLTGPDDRVTLIATQPLTRDEPWTAFAPGELRVFVGGEPCAIG, encoded by the coding sequence ATGTGCCAACTGCTGGGCATGAATGCCCATTCCCCGACCGACGTGATGTTCAGCTTCACCGGTCTTGCCACCCGCGCCGACGAACACAAGGACGGCTTCGGCATCGCGTTCTTCGAAGACCGCGGCGTGCGCCTGTTCGTCGATCACCACAGCGCCCGCCAGTCGCCGGTGGCCGAGCTGGTCAAGCACTACTCGATCAAGAGCCGCAACGTCATCGCCCACATCCGCAAGGCCACGCAGGGCCGTGTGGCGCTGGAGAACACCCACCCCTTCATGCGCGAGCTGTGGGGCCGCTACTGGGTGTTTGCGCACAACGGCGACCTGAAGGGCTTCGAGCCGCGGCTGCATGCGGCCTTCAGGCCGGTGGGCGACACCGACAGCGAACGCGCCTTCTGCTGGCTGATGCAGGAGCTGGCCAAGGCCCATGCCAGCGTGCCCACGGTGCAGGAGCTCACCACCACGCTGCGTGAGCTGCTGCCGGTGCTGGCCCGCCACGGCACCTTCAACTGCCTGCTCAGCAACGGGCAGGCGCTGTGGGCGCACTGCAGCACCCACCTGCACTGGCTGCAGCGACGCCCGCCCTTCGGCGCGGCCCATCTGGCCGATGAAGACCTGAGCGTGGACTTTGCGCCCCTCACCGGCCCCGACGACCGGGTGACGCTGATCGCCACCCAGCCGCTGACCCGCGACGAGCCCTGGACGGCCTTCGCGCCCGGCGAGCTGCGGGTGTTCGTGGGCGGCGAACCCTGCGCCATCGGCTGA
- a CDS encoding zinc-binding metallopeptidase family protein, with amino-acid sequence MPNFLNDLSTGWRHEPAASNPPEAAVTSSYRCRCGRAVFFRNSQCVACGTALGYDPVRSLVLPLLPAEDTAAPPPADGAAPLLPLWQPAEGFGDAGSRYRRCTNFDTVAGCNWLLSADEPATLCIACRLNRTIPDLSDPENQVLWRRIEVAKRRLVAQLLRLGLPVKSRVSEDPQGMMFDLLRANAGSTPVMTGHDEGLITLNVEEADDARREQVRQSMHEPYRTMLGHFRHEVGHYYWDRLVRDTEWLEPFRLRFGDERADYQEALNRHYQNGPAPDWPQRCVSAYASMHPWEDWAETWAHYLHMVDTMLTARGLGINGENIELEIEPFSTADLDIADAPDADRFLQFINIWVELSAAMNELSRAMGQQDHYPFVLSRPAIAKLHFVHRLVTATREATNATPEATPVTVDPVAVSVAPAEPAPPAVEAAPEQAQQGDAEVSGSAGTTSSALAG; translated from the coding sequence ATGCCCAACTTCCTGAACGACCTGTCCACCGGCTGGCGGCACGAGCCTGCCGCCAGCAACCCGCCCGAAGCTGCGGTGACGAGCAGCTACCGCTGCCGCTGCGGCCGCGCGGTGTTCTTCCGCAACAGCCAGTGCGTGGCCTGCGGCACAGCCCTGGGTTACGACCCGGTGCGCTCGCTGGTGCTGCCGCTGTTGCCCGCGGAGGACACTGCGGCGCCACCGCCAGCCGATGGCGCTGCGCCGCTGCTGCCGCTGTGGCAACCCGCCGAAGGCTTTGGCGATGCCGGCAGCCGCTACCGGCGGTGCACGAACTTCGACACCGTGGCCGGCTGCAACTGGCTGCTGTCCGCCGACGAGCCGGCCACGCTGTGCATCGCCTGCCGGCTGAACCGCACCATCCCCGATCTGTCGGACCCGGAGAACCAGGTGCTGTGGCGCCGCATCGAGGTGGCCAAGCGCCGCCTGGTGGCGCAGCTGCTGCGCCTGGGCCTGCCGGTGAAGTCGCGGGTGAGCGAAGACCCGCAGGGCATGATGTTCGACCTGCTGCGCGCCAACGCCGGCTCCACCCCGGTGATGACCGGCCATGACGAAGGCCTGATCACGCTCAACGTGGAAGAGGCCGACGACGCCCGGCGCGAGCAGGTGCGCCAGTCGATGCACGAGCCCTACCGCACGATGCTGGGCCACTTCCGCCACGAGGTGGGCCACTACTACTGGGACCGCCTGGTGCGCGACACCGAGTGGCTGGAGCCCTTCCGCCTGCGCTTCGGTGACGAGCGGGCCGACTATCAGGAAGCCCTGAACCGCCACTACCAGAACGGCCCCGCGCCCGACTGGCCGCAGCGCTGCGTGAGCGCCTACGCCAGCATGCACCCGTGGGAAGACTGGGCCGAGACCTGGGCCCACTACCTGCACATGGTGGACACCATGCTCACCGCACGGGGGCTGGGCATCAACGGCGAGAACATCGAGCTGGAGATCGAGCCCTTCAGCACCGCCGACCTGGACATCGCCGACGCGCCGGACGCCGACCGCTTCCTGCAGTTCATCAACATCTGGGTGGAACTGAGTGCGGCGATGAACGAGTTGTCGCGGGCCATGGGCCAGCAGGACCACTATCCGTTCGTGCTCTCGCGGCCCGCCATCGCCAAGCTGCACTTCGTGCACCGGCTGGTGACGGCAACCCGCGAAGCCACCAACGCCACCCCCGAAGCCACGCCGGTGACGGTGGACCCGGTGGCC